In a genomic window of Littorina saxatilis isolate snail1 linkage group LG6, US_GU_Lsax_2.0, whole genome shotgun sequence:
- the LOC138969163 gene encoding histone acetyltransferase p300-like codes for MHAHSPLLQLQERLVVILHSQICQQKAQGNPHHVCVLPLCGVMRSLLRHISQCLVGDACEFPGCSITQKIQEHWLLCRDVSCALCEPIRLPYRAHLTYAFPDAFRTNTSQTPYGQAATNPSACLQPETNQSSAGRASAHSPTAADGTNNHSPSTTEQARPFQPCQQAGEYPHAIRNATSFPNTGAPGSIYAPSSQQGNGRPSFNTPDEFAARQVNGYGGQKPSSPSFSEDISPASSPSLEQGKRYTPSPEPLHANPPSPETLHANPPTIKQENPHQLSPEQADPYPARSEQAAVYAAYYGHALGQPANAYQVGSFRNDNDQAKAYLYYANHAASLRPDSDQAKAYREYAYHAQAWLQSVYGTQSGQVGSTVYGTQSGQVGSTVYGTQPGQVGSAQEANHYQAGTYQADTEEVGSE; via the exons aTGCATGCCCACTCTCCCTTGCTGCAGCTGCAGGAGAGGCTGGTGGTGATACTGCACTCTCAGATCTGCCAGCAAAAGGCCCAGGGCAACCCTCACCATGTCTGCGTCCTGCCGCTCTGTGGCGTCATGAGATCCCTGCTTCGTCACATCAGCCAGTGTCTTGTGGGCGACGCTTGTGAAT TTCCAGGATGTTCCATAACCCAGAAAATCCAAGAGCACTGGTTGCTCTGTCGTGACGTTAGCTGCGCCCTCTGTGAGCCAATCAGGTTGCCCTACAGAGCTCATCTGACTTACG CCTTCCCGGACGCTTTCAGGACAAACACCTCCCAGACACCATACGGCCAAGCAGCCACCAACCCGTCAGCTTGTCTTCAGCCTGAGACAAACCAGTCGTCTGCCGGACGGGCAAGCGCACATTCACCAACTGCCGCAGATGGGACGAATAACCACTCACCGTCAACCACTGAACAGGCGAGGCCGTTTCAGCCCTGTCAACAGGCAGGCGAGTATCCGCACGCAATCCGCAACGCAACGTCCTTCCCGAACACTGGTGCTCCAGGAAGCATCTACGCGCCGTCTTCTCAGCAAGGTAATGGCCGCCCTTCTTTCAACACCCCGGATGAGTTTGCAGCCCGCCAAGTGAATGGATACGGCGGGCAGAAACCCAGCTCCCCATCCTTCTCTGAAGACATCAGCCCGGCCTCGTCGCCCTCTCTGGAGCAGGGGAAGCGCTACACGCCATCGCCAGAGCCACTCCACGCTAACCCGCCATCGCCAGAGACACTCCACGCTAACCCGCCTACCATCAAGCAAGAGAACCCTCACCAGCTCTCCCCCGAACAGGCTGACCCCTACCCAGCCAGATCCGAGCAGGCGGCCGTGTACGCTGCCTATTACGGTCACGCGCTCGGTCAGCCAGCAAACGCCTACCAGGTAGGATCTTTCAGGAATGACAACGACCAGGCCAAAGCGTATCTTTATTACGCCAACCACGCAGCCTCTCTCAGACCTGACAGCGACCAGGCAAAAGCTTACCGCGAATACGCCTACCACGCCCAAGCCTGGCTGCAGTCTGTTTATGGGACACAGTCCGGGCAAGTAGGAAGCACTGTTTATGGGACACAGTCCGGGCAAGTAGGAAGCACTGTTTATGGAACACAGCCCGGGCAAGTAGGAAGCGCCCAGGAGGCCAACCACTATCAAGCGGGCACCTACCAGGCTGATACCGAAGAGGTGGGTTCTGAGTAA